A window of Pyrus communis chromosome 3, drPyrComm1.1, whole genome shotgun sequence genomic DNA:
ttttttttttttaatttatttaaaaaaaaagtgtttacagtcattttaaaaatactttcaaacgaGTCCTTAATGATTCAATAAAACCTTTTTAACTGAAACCATACATTAATCAATGTGCTCatcttgtaatttttttttttattcctttttttgggaaaatgtATGATCTCCATTAAAGAAGAGAATATTTACAATCACGAGGATGAGGTGCATACAATGGACCTTGATAAAAATCTTGTCGATAATTCAATCCggtcaaagaaaaaaagagtgtCATGCACAATGCACGTGAGTAAGCTAACGCAGGAATTTATCTATGATCAAGTTGGTGTGCAAGTAATACTCCTATCAATTATCTTCCTATCTCAAAAGAAACTTGTTAATTAGGGTTAATATAGGGAATTACTATTaatactctaaaaatctcattctacactctaaactttctatattaggaaagaaaaaaatacttgtgaagagtgtagagtgagatttttggagtgtcaaaaaCGCTTCTCTTAATATattggataatgctagggagattaaatttggagactaaatttacaaactaaatgatatgtcaccaataagaataaACACATTTATCAACGTGTAAATGATAAACTaattatcaactttcatatcctttagtttttaaaactttatttacaaatttagtcttcctagcattccTCTAATATATTAAAGAGAtccattaatatattaatggaCAATTAATATTTTTCCTTGACTCCTAAGCTAAAAACACGTTCCATTTACCTGCCGTTTTCACTACAAAACCCatgcaaaatcaatttaatatATCTCCTACTCTTGTAATTAGAAGGTTGACAAGTGCGTGGAATTTTGAGGATGGGAAAAGAAACTGCAACATAATAAATGACTTTGTAAGGGGTGCAATTCGGACGGTTTGAATAAGTTCGAGGACTAACTCGATTTCGcaaatttgaattcaaatccATAAATATTCGGCCACGTTATGATAAGTCTAAtctaaattcaattttcgtccaaaaagTAATCTAAATTTGTAAAATCGTGGCCAAAATATGAAATCTATAACAAACTAATTCTATATGAATACACAAAGTTAACCGTTTAAACATTGATAACATTTGAAGATATCCTAATAccataaactaaaacaaattCAACCAAACATTTTTGCATGGTAAATAGTAATCCGTTTAGATTTGTCATGTATCAACACAAATCCTCACTAAGAAAACGACTTACTTGCAAAAAGTTCTCcgacattttttcttttttttgaagaattcatattatttatattaagaggAGGGATTgtgcttaacctcacaatgagttcaaattcacttttagcaaaaatcgaacctaagaacTCTCACTTACcagtgaaaatgaatatcatTAAATCGTAGTATTACATGGTAAAAATTATCCGACATTTAATTCAGAAGAAGATAAATATTCCATTAAGTGATTAACATAAGTTTCCTGAAAACCCTAATCATGTTTTACCAAAAACTTGAGTTAGAATACTTAACAAAATTAGCATGATGACACGCACACTCTGAGGTGTTAGGTTTACACatgaaaaaaagaaggatattaatttatttatttgacatttcgaagaaattaaaaaaggaagaaaataatcatagaaaaaaggagagaaataAAAGGATCGTATTCTGGCTAGTCTCCTCAGCCTTTCCAGATGACCAAACTGACAAATCTCCAATAATTTCCTCCCTCTCACCCACTTGGAATTGAAttcctattttcttttttaattaagttaagttctctctctctctctctctctctctctctcaaaaaatAAACGCTTTCCTGTGAAATGTCTGACCCGATAGTTTAGTCACAAAATCTGCATGTGTACGTTGTTGCTTACCATCTCTTTCCTCTCTTTAATGCTccatctctatctctctctctctctctactatATACAAATACAAAACCACCACCGTAAaaagttataaataaataaaaaagaggaaaaataaaGCTTTAAAAAGACACAGCAAACTAGGCATCCTAGGCCacatctcctcctcctccttttccttttccaagTTTCCTGTTACTTTGATTCAATTCAATCCCATTTTTCTATACTCCACATTCATTTATTTACTATTTTATGTTTGGTCTCTTCATATCTATGCTCCCCACTTCTTCCCCCACCAACTTTCTGATCATATACCCAAgtgaaagaaaagagagagaaaaactaGTTTTTGGGTGCGAGAACAGGTTGAGGAGAAGGCCTGAGGGATTTGGAGAAAAGGCTTGGATTCAAAATTTGATCTTTTGGGTTGGTTGGTTTCAAGTTTTGATCTTTTGTTCGTTTGGTTGATTGAGAAATGGCCATCGAAGCTCAGATGTATCCGGAGAATCTTGGGTTTCCATTGTTAGGCTCACAGGATTGGATGGTGGAAAATTGTGGTGGCGGTGTCGGTGGGTTCAGTCAGTTTAGTTTAAATGCTCAACAGAAACACCAACTGCAACAACAATTTCAGCAGCAACAACAGCTTCTACAAAACCAGCAGCAGATAATGGATCAAAATCTCTGCTGTGAAAACAGTTTTCTTGTCCCCACTTTGGAAAACAAAAGCAGCAACATTATGGCCTCCTCCTTTTCTCAAACATTGGAAGCTCAGGCTGCCAAGCAGAGGCAAGAGATTGATCAGTACATCAAATTACAGGTTAGAATTTAGAACCCAATTTTCATCACAAATTGTGATTTCATAACTTGGGTTCCATCCCAATTTTCAGtaaaatatgtgattttatgacAAAGGTTTAATCcattttttcttaaagtttATTTTGGTTTCATGATTTTGGATTAttctttatgtatttgttttttttttttttttttttttttgggtaaaaacaGAATGAAAGATTGAGGCTGGTGCTGCAAGAGCAGAGAAAGCAGCAATTCGCAATGCTGCTGAAGAAAATAGACTCCAAAACACAAGCACTTTTAAAGCAGAAAGACGAAGGAATCACACAAGCAAACAGAAGACGAATGGAGCTCGAAGATTTTCTCAGAAAATTGGAGGCAGAAAACCAGGCATGGAAAAGAGTGGCACAGGAAAACGAAGCCATGGTCGTGTCATTAAACAACACACTGGAACAGTTCAGGGAGAGGGCCACGTGTTGCCCCTTGAATGGTGCAGAGGATGCAGAGTCCTGCTGTGACAACTACAGAGAAGGAGAGAGTGATGATGGAGTGGGAGGTGAAAAGATGAAGGCTTGCAGAAGATGTAATTCTAGGAGTTCGTGTGTGCTGTTTCTTCCCTGCAGGCACCTCTGTTCATGCAAAGATTGTGAGGCCGGTCTGGATTATTGCCCGGTTTGTAGAACGCCAAAGAAGGCcagcattgaggctttgatttTCTAGGCTGATTTTCCGGGAAAAAGTAgacaggaaaaaagaaaaaaataaataaataaagaaagtgACTTGGGAAATGCTTTGGTTTTAGCAGCATGATGTTATGATGACGGTAATGTGAATAGAATCAATTTCGatgcaatttttctttttttttatttggtgtttatttaactaattaattaattttatatttcctTTTTGGGGTCTCTGGATTTAGGTTTTAGTTTCTACTTTAGACAACcaaaaaaacccaattgaaCAGAAAAAATACAGAACAGGGCATCTTTTTCCTTTCAAGGGGAGGATGTTGCTTTTGCCTTTTTCCCATTTGCATTTCTTATTCCGTCTTTTGGGAAGATTGATTTGATTATTCATATCAGATAAATTGTGCCAATTGTTTTGCATCTGGCAGTGCTCAATTTTAATTGACAGGAGGGATTGAGAAAGCAACGTCACAGTAGACATTGTGTCGGTGTTGTTTCACGCAAGAAGTGATTCTTATAATTGTTTAAATTTGAGTTTCGGAAACAAGAGTTGATGATAATTTTAAAAAGCTAAATACGGGGGGACAGACTTTGCGAACAAGAATGATTCAGCTATGTTGATCATCTAATACATAATCTTGTGGGCTATAAAGACGAACGAGACTAAAATACatcaggttcatgcaagaagtgattcttttaattgtttaaatttgagttttggtaacaaagtcaaatgaaaattttaaaaagctAAATATGGGCAAATAGACTTTGCGATTCTTGATTCGGCTATATTTGATCTAATACGTAATGTTATGGACTATAGAATCCAATGAGACTAAAATACAACAGGTTTCATGGTATGAACGACGACGGTATCTTTTGCTTGTTTTTGTAGATTTAGATGTCACAGAAAATTGATCCCATTGAAAGTATCTAATGGGAAAACATGTTTGTTGTGAGAGCACACAAAAGGTCAAAAGAAAGTTGTGGGTGATGAAGTTCTTGGGGtggaatttcttctttttttctttcggtTGAAGGGGTGGAATTTCTTTGGATCCACATTATCATAGCCGTCGTTGGAATATGTATATATCATAATAACTCCAAGAATAATATGGTCCATCTCAATTGCCATACACGTCTTAGCCTTTTAGGTCCCCTCTCCTTGCCTCTTGATCAAGTTATAAcattttctctccattttttgCCTCTTTTTCAATCTAAACCTTTTTCTTCCTTGTGTTTTAAGGTTCGAAAATTTATAACATGCTCGTAATCAACAATATTAGCTGAAAGAGTATCCCGTATAAAATCAAGATTTTTCAAACCACTTGAACTAAATTATGACATAAATGGATGCCACTTTAGTTTTGGACCTAAGTATACAATCAaacatttaacaaaagaaagagCAAAGGATCCAAAGCCCAATTCATATGAGATTTGGGAGAATTACTTGGATCATGCCTCTCACATTAGCATGACATCAGTTAATCATTACTTTCcatcttaattt
This region includes:
- the LOC137730303 gene encoding probable BOI-related E3 ubiquitin-protein ligase 3, with translation MAIEAQMYPENLGFPLLGSQDWMVENCGGGVGGFSQFSLNAQQKHQLQQQFQQQQQLLQNQQQIMDQNLCCENSFLVPTLENKSSNIMASSFSQTLEAQAAKQRQEIDQYIKLQNERLRLVLQEQRKQQFAMLLKKIDSKTQALLKQKDEGITQANRRRMELEDFLRKLEAENQAWKRVAQENEAMVVSLNNTLEQFRERATCCPLNGAEDAESCCDNYREGESDDGVGGEKMKACRRCNSRSSCVLFLPCRHLCSCKDCEAGLDYCPVCRTPKKASIEALIF